From Erigeron canadensis isolate Cc75 chromosome 8, C_canadensis_v1, whole genome shotgun sequence, one genomic window encodes:
- the LOC122578313 gene encoding ATP-citrate synthase beta chain protein 2 — translation MATGQLFSRTTQALFYNYKQLPIQRMLDFDFLCGRETPSVAGIINPGSEGFQKLFFGQQEIAIPVHSTVEAACAAHPTADVFINFASYRSAAASSNLALKQPTIRVVAIIAEGVPESDTKELIAYARSNNKVVIGPATVGGIQAGAFKIGDTAGTIDNIIQCKLYRPGSVGFVSKSGGMSNELYSTIARVTDGLYEGIAIGGDVFPGSTLSDHVLRFNNIPQVKMIVVLGELGGRDEYSLVEALKAGKINKPLCAWVSGTCARLFKSEVQFGHAGAKSGGEMESAQAKNQALQDAGAIVPTSYEAFESSIKETFAKLVDEGKISSIKEITPPQIPEDLNTAIKSGKVRAPTHIISTISDDRGEEPCYGGVPMSTIVEKGMGIGDVISLLWFKRSLPRYCTQFIEICIMLCADHGPCVSGAHNTIVTARAGKDLVSSLVSGLLTIGPRFGGAVDDAARYFKDAFDRKLSPYEFVESMKKKGIRVPGIGHRIKRGDNRDKRVELLQLFARTNFPSTKYMEYAVEVETYTLSKANNLVMNVDGAIGTLFLDLLAGSGMFTKQEIDEIVDIGYLNGLFVLARSIGLIGHTFDQKRLKQPLYRHPWEDVLYTK, via the exons ATGGCGACGGGCCAACTGTTTTCTCGTACAACACAAGCATTGTTCTATAACTATAAACAGTTGCCGATTCAGCGGATGCTTGATTTTGACTTCCTTTGTG GGAGGGAAACACCGTCAGTTGCTGGAATCATTAACCCTGGTTCCGAGGGATTTCAGAAACTATTTTTTGGCCAACAAGAGATTGCCATCCCAGTTCATTCAAC TGTTGAAGCAGCTTGTGCAGCACATCCGACTGCTGATGTCTTTATAAACTTTGCCTCATATAGAAG TGCAGCTGCTTCATCTAATCTCGCTCTCAAACAGCCCACAATCAGAGTTGTGGCTATTATAGCTGAGGGTGTTCCTGAATCCGACACCAAGGAATTGATTGCATATGCAAGATCAAACAACAAG GTTGTTATTGGTCCGGCAACAGTTGGCGGTATTCAAGCTGGAGCATTCAAAATTGGCGACACTGCGGGAACAATTGATAACATTATACAATGCAAACTTTACAGGCCTGGATCTGTTGGATTTGTCTCCAAATCT GGTGGCATGTCAAATGAGTTGTATAGTACAATTGCGCGTGTGACAGATGGACTCTATGAAG GTATTGCCATTGGAGGTGATGTTTTTCCTGGTTCTACTCTTTCTGATCACGTATTGCGGTTTAACAACATTCCTCAG GTGAAAATGATTGTGGTACTTGGGGAACTCGGTGGTCGAGATGAGTATTCCTTAGTTGAAGCCCTTAAAGCAGGAAAAATCAATAAACCATTGTGCGCATGGGTCAGTGGAACTTGTGCTCGACTCTTCAAGTCTGAAGTTCAATTTGGGCATGCA GGGGCCAAGAGTGGTGGTGAAATGGAGTCTGCACAAGCTAAAAACCAAGCACTCCAGGATGCTGGGGCCATTGTCCCTACGTCGTATGAAGCCTTTGAATCTTCAATCAAGGAAACATTTGCAAAATTG GTCGATGAGGGCAAGATTAGTTCTATTAAGGAGATTACTCCACCACAAATTCCCGAGGACCTTAACACCGCAATTAAGAGTGGGAAAGTACGGGCACCAACCCATATTATCTCAACTATCTCCGATGACAGAG GTGAAGAGCCATGCTATGGTGGCGTACCAATGTCTACCATTGTTGAGAAAGGAATGGGCATTGGTGATGTTATATCACTTTTATGGTTCAAACGCAGTCTTCCCCGCTACTGCACACAATTTATCGAG ATTTGCATCATGTTATGTGCTGATCACGGGCCGTGCGTATCCGGTGCTCACAACACAATTGTAACTGCTAGGGCAGGAAAAGATCTCGTATCGAGTCTTGTTTCTG GTTTACTAACTATTGGTCCACGTTTCGGTGGCGCCGTTGATGATGCTGCTCGGTACTTCAAAGACGCTTTTGATAGG AAACTTTCACCATACGAATTTGTTGAGAGCATGAAAAAGAAGGGAATTCGTGTACCTGGAATTGGTCACAG GATCAAGAGAGGTGATAATAGAGATAAGAGAGTGGAACTGTTACAACTATTTGCCCGGACAAATTTCCCGTCAACAAAGTACATGGAATATGCTGTTGAAGTAGAAACTTACACTCTCTCGAAGGCAAACAACTTAGTCATGAATGTTGATGGTGCCATTGGTACCCTATTTTTGGATCTTCTTGCTGGTAGTGGAATGTTCACCAAACAAgaaattgatgaaattgttgaCATTGGTTACCTTAATGGTCTCTTCGTTTTGGCCCGTTCCATCGGTCTGATCGG GCACACATTCGACCAGAAGAGATTGAAGCAGCCACTATACCGTCACCCATGGGAAGACGTTCTTTACACCAAGTGA
- the LOC122610463 gene encoding GDSL esterase/lipase At4g16230-like gives MLCQWFQILTIFAALLCFSMTCSRANNISATFIFGDSISDVGNNNYIITLAKANFKPVGIDFGMPTGRFTNGRTVFDIIGQSLGFKNFIPPYLASTTVGPVILQGVNYASGAGGILNETGANFVGRISMDAQLHNFGMTKRDIISIIGKSAVDKLLASALFVVTVGSNDFVSNYFLPNASIHTKKLSPEKFIGTLISTFSLQLTRLYNMGARKIIVSSVPPIGCCPNQKDLHPSSGQECVAFENRLAQQYNKRLKRLLLELTATLEGSIFVYVDVYHIFESIIQNYTLYGFQTKDIACCGKLGLHDGIVPCLPNAKVCLDRSKYVFWDPYHATETTNIIIAKRVMDGDSNDISPINVRKLSQI, from the exons ATGTTGTGCCAGTGGTTCCAGATTCTAACCATTTTTGCAGCCTTGCTATGTTTCAGTATGACTTGCAGCAGGGCGAATAACATTTCTGCAACATTTATCTTTGGTGATTCTATATCTGATGTGGGAAATAATAACTACATCATAACTCTCGCTAAAGCTAACTTTAAGCCAGTCGGTATTGATTTTGGAATGCCCACAGGAAGATTTACAAATGGAAGAACCGTTTTTGACATTATAG GACAGTCGTTGggtttcaaaaattttattccACCGTACCTTGCTTCAACTACCGTCGGTCCAGTGATTCTGCAAGGTGTAAACTATGCTTCTGGTGCTGGTGGAATACTAAATGAAACGGGTGCAAACTTT GTTGGCAGGATCTCCATGGATGCGCAACTTCACAACTTTGGAATGACAAAGCGTGACATAATCTCGATAATAGGCAAATCTGCAGTGGATAAGCTCTTAGCTAGTGCCCTCTTTGTAGTGACAGTGGGTTCAAATGATTTTGTCAGTAACTACTTTCTACCAAATGCTTCAATCCACACCAAAAAACTATCACCTGAAAAGTTCATTGGAACCTTAATTTCAACATTTAGCTTGCAGCTTACG AGACTTTATAACATGGGTGCTCGAAAGATTATTGTTTCAAGTGTTCCTCCAATTGGATGTTGCCCAAATCAAAAGGATTTACACCCATCTTCTGGTCAAGAGTGTGTAGCTTTTGAAAATCGCCTAGCACAACAATACAATAAGCGATTGAAAAGATTGCTCTTGGAACTTACTGCTACACTTGAAGGATCAATATTTGTATACGTAGACGTCTACCATATTTTTGAGAGTATCATCCAGAACTATACATTATATG GTTTTCAAACCAAGGATATTGCGTGTTGTGGAAAATTGGGTTTGCACGATGGTATAGTGCCATGTTTGCCAAATGCCAAAGTGTGTCTGGATAGATCAAAGTACGTTTTCTGGGACCCTTATCATGCTACTGAAACTACTAACATTATCATCGCAAAGCGTGTCATGGATGGAGATTCCAATGATATTTCACCAATTAATGTGCGAAAGCTTTCACAAATATGA
- the LOC122610464 gene encoding GDSL esterase/lipase At4g16230-like, translating to MVCQWFKNLTIFAALLCFTTTCSRANNISAIFIFGDSIADVGNNNYIASLSKANFEPVGIDFGMPTGRFTNGRTVFDIIGQSLGFKIFIPPYLAPTTVGPVILQGVNYASGAGGILNETGANYVGRISMDAQLHNFGMTRNDILSSIGKSAADKLLATALFAVTMGANDFINNYFLPDASNHTKKTSPEKFIGTLISTFRWQLLRLYNMGARKIIVTSIPPIGCCPNQKDLHPSSGQECVAFENRLVQQYNNRLKRLLLELTATLKGSTFVYVDVYRIFESIIQNYTLYGFETKDFACCGKLGLHHGIVPCLPNAKVCPDRSKYVFWDPYHATETTNIIIAKRVMDGDSDDISPINVRTLSQI from the exons ATGGTGTGCCAGTGGTTCAAGAATCTAACCATTTTTGCAGCCCTGCTATGTTTTACTACTACTTGCAGCAGGGCGAATAACATTTCTGCAATATTTATTTTCGGTGATTCTATAGCAGATGTTGGAAATAATAACTACATAGCATCTCTCTCCAAAGCTAACTTTGAGCCAGTCGGTATCGATTTTGGAATGCCCACAGGAAGATTTACAAATGGAAGAACTGTTTTTGACATTATAG GACAGTCGTTgggtttcaaaatttttattccACCGTATCTTGCTCCAACCACCGTCGGCCCAGTGATTCTGCAAGGTGTAAACTATGCTTCTGGTGCTGGTGGAATACTAAACGAAACCGGTGCAAACTAT GTTGGCAGGATCTCCATGGATGCGCAACTTCACAACTTTGGAATGACAAGGAATGACATACTATCGAGCATAGGCAAATCTGCAGCGGATAAGCTCTTAGCTACTGCTCTCTTTGCAGTGACAATGGGTGCAAATGATTTTATCAATAACTACTTTTTACCGGATGCTTCAAACCACACGAAAAAAACATCACCTGAAAAGTTCATTGGAACCTTGATTTCAACATTTAGATGGCAGCTACTG AGACTTTATAACATGGGTGCACGAAAGATTATTGTTACAAGTATTCCTCCGATTGGATGTTGTCCAAATCAAAAGGATTTACACCCATCTTCAGGTCAAGAGTGTGTAGCTTTTGAAAATCGCCTAGTCCAACAATACAATAATCGATTGAAAAGACTGCTCTTGGAACTGACTGCTACACTTAAAGGATCAACGTTTGTATATGTAGACGTTTATCGTATTTTTGAGAGTATCATTCAGAACTATACATTATATG GTTTTGAAACCAAGGATTTCGCGTGTTGTGGCAAATTGGGTTTGCACCATGGTATAGTGCCATGTTTGCCGAATGCCAAAGTTTGTCCGGATAGATCAAAGTACGTTTTCTGGGACCCTTATCATGCTACTGAAACTACTAACATTATCATCGCAAAGCGTGTCATGGATGGAGATTCTGATGATATTTCACCAATTAATGTGCGAACGCTTTCTCAAATATGA
- the LOC122580355 gene encoding GDSL esterase/lipase At4g16230-like, translating to MLKYEKEEFKVVLRCLIVLLLFGITCMADTLSGNFVFGDSLVEVGNNNYIASLSKANYAPNGIDFGMPTGRYTNGRTIVDILGQELGLKDYTPPYLAPTTTGPLVLQGVNYASGGGGILNHTGEIFIGRINLDAQLDNFANTRGYIISRIGVLAAEELFKGALFSVTIGSNDFINNYLTPVVSTIEQKLVSPEAFVGELISRFRGQLTRLYNMGARKIVVPNVGPIGCIPYQRDVNPSAGDDCVALPNHLAQLFNLQLKGLLQDLTVSLEGSTFLFADVYRIVADIVQNFKSYGFDNANSACCYVSGQHGGIVPCGPTSKVCANRSKYVFWDPYHPSDATNAIIAKQLMDGDIQNISPLNLRALFKA from the exons ATGCTCAAATATGAAAAGGAAGAGTTTAAGGTTGTTTTAAGATGTTTGATTGTCTTGCTTTTGTTTGGCATCACTTGCATGGCAGATACACTTTCTGGTAACTTTGTTTTTGGTGATTCGTTAGTTGAGGTAGGCAACAATAACTACATTGCATCGTTATCAAAGGCGAACTATGCACCAAATGGAATCGATTTTGGGATGCCCACTGGTCGATATACAAACGGAAGAACAATAGTAGATATTCTAG GGCAGGAGTTGGGTTTGAAGGATTATACGCCGCCATATCTAGCTCCAACCACAACCGGGCCTCTAGTCCTTCAAGGTGTCAATTATGCATCCGGTGGTGGAGGAATTCTAAATCATACCGGAGAGATCTTT attggaagaataaatttggATGCACAACTCGACAACTTTGCTAATACAAGGGGGTATATAATCTCGAGAATTGGTGTTCTTGCAGCTGAGGAATTGTTCAAAGGAGCTCTGTTCTCAGTAACTATCGGTTCAAAtgatttcattaataattacCTCACGCCCGTTGTTTCAACAATTGAGCAAAAACTAGTGTCTCCAGAGGCATTCGTTGGAGAATTGATATCTAGATTCAGAGGTCAACTCACG AGGCTGTATAATATGGGTGCTAGAAAGATTGTGGTTCCTAATGTAGGACCTATCGGATGCATACCGTATCAGAGGGATGTAAATCCATCTGCAGGGGATGATTGTGTAGCTTTGCCAAATCACTTGGCTCAACTCTTCAACCTTCAATTAAAAGGCTTGCTCCAAGACCTTACCGTCTCACTTGAAGGTTCAACGTTCCTTTTTGCAGATGTCTATCGTATTGTTGCAGATAttgttcaaaattttaaatcatatG GTTTTGATAACGCGAATTCAGCATGTTGTTATGTAAGCGGTCAACATGGTGGTATTGTGCCATGTGGACCGACGTCTAAAGTTTGCGCCAATAGATCAAAGTACGTTTTTTGGGACCCTTATCATCCGTCTGATGCCACCAACGCTATCATAGCCAAGCAACTTATGGATGGAGACATCCAAAATATATCCCCTTTGAACTTAAGAGCCCTTTTTAAAGCTTGA
- the LOC122579813 gene encoding calcium-binding protein CP1 — MCPTGTSSSVFPTRNITDLRSAFDILDVDHDGKISHEDLKTSYSDADDDVILTMMTVADANKNGYVEYDEFEKVLKNNSSNNKGVMEDVFKAMDCDGDGKVGYGDLRNYLNEAGLEVNDDEIKAMIRLGGGDNNGVTFDGFLKILAV, encoded by the coding sequence ATGTGTCCAACAGGAACATCATCATCTGTATTTCCAACCAGGAACATAACAGACTTACGTTCAGCATTCGACATCCTGGACGTCGACCATGATGGAAAAATCAGCCATGAAGATCTCAAAACATCGTATTCAGACGCCGACGATGACGTCATCTTAACAATGATGACGGTTGCAGATGCTAATAAAAATGGGTATGTGGAATATGATGAGTTTGAAAAGGTGTTGAAAAATAATAGTTCTAATAATAAAGGTGTGATGGAAGATGTGTTTAAGGCAATGGATTGTGATGGTGATGGGAAAGTTGGGTATGGTGATTTAAGAAATTATCTTAATGAAGCTGGATTAGAGGTTAATGATGATGAGATTAAGGCCATGATTAGATTAGGTGGTGGTGATAATAATGGTGTTACTTTTGATGGGTTTTTGAAGATTTTGGCTGTTTGA